Proteins encoded in a region of the Onthophagus taurus isolate NC chromosome 10, IU_Otau_3.0, whole genome shotgun sequence genome:
- the LOC111428373 gene encoding uncharacterized protein isoform X2, translating to MYPVVIPNMNINQPIRTNCDSKIEFFFKWTVYFSRLWGIFSSVVLFGVGMDTAYHHHISGYYLIAASVTLFYLETTWVVTTFLQLSIRNDQDNFLKCWKLMTKLEEWKKTIIYIPLGLIPIFWPHGLWLSYFSGTQIITLAFLHFILSFKHLRCDLRTVNLDPESIESKYEEILDDVLPIDNQLIFSDNGVQEQDSLLEI from the exons ATGTATCCTGTTGTTATTCCAAATATGAACATTAATCAACCGATTAGAACTAATTGTGATTCAAAAATTgagtttttctttaaatggacCGTTTATTTTAGCAGATTATGGGGGATTTTTTCATCTGTAG tgCTTTTTGGAGTTGGAATGGATACAGCGTATCACCATCATATTTCTGGTTACTATTTAAT tgCTGCTTCtgttacattattttatttagaaacaACCTGGGTTGTAACAACGTTTTTACAATTATCAATTAG aaatgatcaagataattttttaaaatgctgGAAATTAATGACTAAATTAGAGGAGTGGAAGAAAACGATTATTTATATCCCTTTAGgtttaattccaattttttGGCCCCACGGACTCTGGTTATCATATTTTTCTGGTACACAAATCATCACTTTGGCATTTCTCCACTtcattttaagctttaaacATTTAAGATGTGACTTAAGAACGGTTAACCTTGATCCAGAGAGTATTGAaag CAAATATGAAGAAATTTTAGATGATGTCCTTCCCATAGATAACCAATTAATATTTAGTGATAACGGAGTGCAGGAACAAGATAGTTTACTTGAAATTTGA
- the LOC111428373 gene encoding uncharacterized protein isoform X1, whose amino-acid sequence MYPVVIPNMNINQPIRTNCDSKIEFFFKWTVYFSRLWGIFSSVVLFGVGMDTAYHHHISGYYLIAASVTLFYLETTWVVTTFLQLSIRNDQDNFLKCWKLMTKLEEWKKTIIYIPLGLIPIFWPHGLWLSYFSGTQIITLAFLHFILSFKHLRCDLRTVNLDPESIESSKYEEILDDVLPIDNQLIFSDNGVQEQDSLLEI is encoded by the exons ATGTATCCTGTTGTTATTCCAAATATGAACATTAATCAACCGATTAGAACTAATTGTGATTCAAAAATTgagtttttctttaaatggacCGTTTATTTTAGCAGATTATGGGGGATTTTTTCATCTGTAG tgCTTTTTGGAGTTGGAATGGATACAGCGTATCACCATCATATTTCTGGTTACTATTTAAT tgCTGCTTCtgttacattattttatttagaaacaACCTGGGTTGTAACAACGTTTTTACAATTATCAATTAG aaatgatcaagataattttttaaaatgctgGAAATTAATGACTAAATTAGAGGAGTGGAAGAAAACGATTATTTATATCCCTTTAGgtttaattccaattttttGGCCCCACGGACTCTGGTTATCATATTTTTCTGGTACACAAATCATCACTTTGGCATTTCTCCACTtcattttaagctttaaacATTTAAGATGTGACTTAAGAACGGTTAACCTTGATCCAGAGAGTATTGAaag cagCAAATATGAAGAAATTTTAGATGATGTCCTTCCCATAGATAACCAATTAATATTTAGTGATAACGGAGTGCAGGAACAAGATAGTTTACTTGAAATTTGA
- the LOC111428251 gene encoding probable E3 ubiquitin-protein ligase HERC4 isoform X2: MFGWGSTVHGELGLGGVEEEHILVPKDLEFTDAKKVVEVACGPHHTLFLTKEGKVYSCGNNDYGQLGHDQPRKRPRPVSLLDAHRIKKVACGMSHSLALNEWGQVFAWGSNSDGQLGLQLNVDNQSTPKIIKTLTTRHIIQIACGANHNIALASNGEIFSWGSNTYGQLGVGTKTQLESTPIMIGSLSGVPISFIACGFYHTFVLSKSGGVFGWGKNTTGQLGLNSTDESISYPTQLRTLRNIKVRFVACGQDFSTFLTNEGGVLTCGSGAYGQLGHGSLSNEMLPKQVIELMGSTITQIQCGRQHTIAYVPSRERVYSFGLGGSGQLGTKKPVNSSTPQVVLGPWVSQNILVKKIFAGGDHCLVSVKSIGDVDNDSETVYDSRIYLNETQISVIDKKLVDDCLHVPASGNVDLELLGSLETCFKSLNCFNASFLLANNEHYYCTSKHHGVNVKLAEEIFNSIARFENESIKNLIWTCITEDLLFKLTPSPPDVEALRIYLTLPLYHEFYNPKQYLKLHKPFAGAVLNLQTQAARVVNSWWSSMSCDYFEKLVTVFKDVAYYIIRGQQIKERHVIHYDLSLVIMLNMLQLLNKLNHSIDGLKVPYETFHMSDLIEILDVRIDYISWLTDESNKFFLCNYPFIFDAQAKTLLLEADQRIQMEMAMKNARIQACMHMFLVNQGLFPLNQFLVLNVNRETIVTDSIRELMACTASDLKKPLRVKFFGEEAEDAGGVTKEFFMLLLREILDPKYGMFQEYEETRTIWFSDHTFEDEVHYFLIGIICGLAIYNFTIINIPFPLVLYKKLLKETVVLSDLKSLSPSMANSLQQLLDYDGDDVENVFGLTFEISRDVFGEIKNIELKPDGGKINVTKENKGEYVDLYVDYIFNKSVKEHFNAFRDGFMKVCGGRVLELFHSQELMAVVTGNENYDWHALEEAAEYKGDYKSSDQTIRWFWEVIHELPLADKKKFLLFLTGSDRIPIQGMKAIKILIQPTTDDKYLPVAHTCFNLLDLPRYKTKERLKYKLLQAIQQIEGFSLV; this comes from the exons atgtttggttGGGGTAGTACAGTGCACGGGGAACTTGGTCTTGGTGGTGTCGAGGAGGAGCATATTTTAGTACCtaaagatttagaatttaCGGATGCAAAGAAGGTCGTTGAAGTTGCCTGCGGACCACATCATACTCTCTTTTTAACCAAAGAAGGAAAAGTGTATTCGTGTGGAAATAACGATTATGGTCAGTTGGGTCATGACCAACCAAGAAAGAGGCCAC GGCCCGTTAGTTTATTGGACGCCCATCGTATTAAAAAGGTTGCTTGCGGTATGTCACATTCTTTAGCATTGAACGAGTGGGGGCAAGTTTTTGCGTGGGGTTCTAATTCCGATGGACAACTTGGATTGCAATTGAACGTTGATAACCAATCAACAccgaaaattattaaaactttaacaACGAGGCATATTATTCAAATCGCTTGTGGGGCTAATCATAACATTGCGTTAGCAAGca atggtgaaatattttcttggGGGAGTAACACGTACGGCCAATTAGGTGTAGGAACAAAAACGCAATTAGAATCAACACCGATTATGATCGGATCTTTATCAGGAGTCCCAATTTCATTTATAGCTTGTGGGTTTTATCACACGTTCGTTTTATCAAAATCGGGTGGAGTTTTCGGGTGGGGTAAAAACACCACTGGTCAATTGGGGTTAAATTCGACGGATGAATCAATATCTTATCCAACCCAATTAAGAAcattaagaaatattaaagtacGTTTTGTGGCTTGCGGACAAGATTTTTCCACGTTTTTAACGAATGAAGGTGGTGTTTTAACGTGCGGTTCTGGGGCTTATGGCCAATTGGGGCACGGAAGTCTTTCGAATGAAATGTTACCCAAACAAGTAATTGAATTAATGGGATCGACGATAACGCAAATACAATGTGGGAGGCAACACACTATCGCTTACGTTCCAAGTAGAGAGCGAGTTTATAGTTTTGGATTGGGAGGAAGTGGCCAATTAGGTACAAAGAAGCCGGTGAATTCATCAACACCCCAAGTCGTTTTGGGGCCGTGGGTATCCCAgaatattttggtaaaaaaaatattcgcTGGGGGTGATCATTGTTTAGTTAGCGTAAAAAGTATTGGTGATGTTGATAATGATTCCGAAACGGTTTATGATTCTCGCATTTATTTGAATGAAACGCAAATAAGTGTAATCGATAAAAAATTAGTAGATGATTGTTTGCACGTTCCAGCATCGGGAAATGTCGATTTAGAACTTTTGGGTTCTTTAGAAACCTGTTTTAAAAGCCTTAATTGTTTCAACGCTTCCTTTTTATTGGCTAATAACGAACATTATTATTGCACGAGTAAACATCACGGagttaatgttaaattagcggaagaaatttttaattctatcgctagatttgaaaatgaatcgattaaaaatttg ATTTGGACGTGTATAACCGAAGATCTCCTATTTAAATTAACCCCGTCGCCTCCCGACGTTGAAGCTTTACGTATTTACCTCACATTACCGTTATATCACGAATTTTATAAtccaaaacaatatttaaaactccACAAACCGTTTGCTGGGGCTGTTTTGAATCTACAAACTCAAGCGGCTCGCGTTGTTAACTCATGGTGGAGTTCGATGTCTTGCGACTATTTCGAGAAATTGGTGACGGTTTTTAAAGATGTTGcttattatattattaggggacaacaaattaaagaaagacac gtTATTCATTACGATTTAAGTTTAGTGATCATGTTGAATATGTTGCAGTTATTGAACAAATTGAATCATAGCATCGATGGTTTAAAGGTGCCTTACGAAACGTTCCATATGAgcgatttaattgaaattttagatGTCAGGATTGATTATATTTCGTGGTTAACGGATGAAAGT aataaattctttttatgtaattacccatttatttttgatgctCAAGCGAAGACTTTACTTTTAGAAGCGGATCAAAGAATTCaa atgGAAATGGCAATGAAAAATGCTCGAATACAAGCTTGTATGCACATGTTCTTAGTAAACCAAGGGCTTTTTCCGTTGAACCAATTTTTGGTGTTAAACGTAAATCGAGAAACGATTGTAACCGATTCAATAAGGGAATTAATGGCTTGTACAGCAtccgatttaaaaaaacctctTAGA GTAAAATTTTTTGGCGAAGAAGCTGAAGATGCGGGGGGTGTAACAAAGGAGTTTTTTATGCTACTTTTACGCGAAATACTCGACCCAAAATACGGGATGTTTCAAGAGTACGAAGAAACTCGCACGATTTGGTTTTCCGATCATACTTTTGAAGATGAGGttcattatttcttaatagGGATTATATGCGGATTGGCCATTTATAATTTTACGATAATAAACATTCCGTTTCCGttggttttatataaaaagttacTTAAAGAAACGGTTGTTTTATCAGACTTAAAAAGTTTATCGCCATCAATGGCCAATTCACTGCAACAATTATTAGATTACGATGGTGATGATGTCGAAAACGTTTTCGGATTAACTTTCGAGATTTCTAGAGATGTTTTtggtgaaattaaaaatatcgaaCTAAAACCAGATGGTGGAAAGATAAATGTAACTAaagaaaataa gGGTGAATATGTAGATTTATACGtagattacatttttaataaatcagtaaaagaacattttaatgcTTTTCGAGATGGTTTTATGAAAGTTTGTGGCGGTAgagttttagaattatttcATTCGCAAGAATTAATGGCAGTCGTAACCGGAAATGAGAACTACGATTGGCACGCTTTAGAAGAAGCTGCCGAATATAAAGGCGATTACAAATCATCAGATCAAACAATACGTTGGTTTTGGGAAGTCATCCATGAATTACCACTCGCTGATAAAAAGAagttccttttatttttaacaggAAGCGATAGGATACCAATTCAAGGAATGAAAGCGATTAAA ATATTAATCCAACCTACAACTGATGATAAATATTTACCGGTGGCTCATACATGTTTTAACCTATTAGATTTGCCACGATATAAAACGAAGGAGAGacttaaatacaaattattacaGGCTATACAACAAATTGAAGGATTTTCGTTGGtgtga
- the LOC111428251 gene encoding probable E3 ubiquitin-protein ligase HERC4 isoform X1, which produces MFGWGSTVHGELGLGGVEEEHILVPKDLEFTDAKKVVEVACGPHHTLFLTKEGKVYSCGNNDYGQLGHDQPRKRPRMSYFRPVSLLDAHRIKKVACGMSHSLALNEWGQVFAWGSNSDGQLGLQLNVDNQSTPKIIKTLTTRHIIQIACGANHNIALASNGEIFSWGSNTYGQLGVGTKTQLESTPIMIGSLSGVPISFIACGFYHTFVLSKSGGVFGWGKNTTGQLGLNSTDESISYPTQLRTLRNIKVRFVACGQDFSTFLTNEGGVLTCGSGAYGQLGHGSLSNEMLPKQVIELMGSTITQIQCGRQHTIAYVPSRERVYSFGLGGSGQLGTKKPVNSSTPQVVLGPWVSQNILVKKIFAGGDHCLVSVKSIGDVDNDSETVYDSRIYLNETQISVIDKKLVDDCLHVPASGNVDLELLGSLETCFKSLNCFNASFLLANNEHYYCTSKHHGVNVKLAEEIFNSIARFENESIKNLIWTCITEDLLFKLTPSPPDVEALRIYLTLPLYHEFYNPKQYLKLHKPFAGAVLNLQTQAARVVNSWWSSMSCDYFEKLVTVFKDVAYYIIRGQQIKERHVIHYDLSLVIMLNMLQLLNKLNHSIDGLKVPYETFHMSDLIEILDVRIDYISWLTDESNKFFLCNYPFIFDAQAKTLLLEADQRIQMEMAMKNARIQACMHMFLVNQGLFPLNQFLVLNVNRETIVTDSIRELMACTASDLKKPLRVKFFGEEAEDAGGVTKEFFMLLLREILDPKYGMFQEYEETRTIWFSDHTFEDEVHYFLIGIICGLAIYNFTIINIPFPLVLYKKLLKETVVLSDLKSLSPSMANSLQQLLDYDGDDVENVFGLTFEISRDVFGEIKNIELKPDGGKINVTKENKGEYVDLYVDYIFNKSVKEHFNAFRDGFMKVCGGRVLELFHSQELMAVVTGNENYDWHALEEAAEYKGDYKSSDQTIRWFWEVIHELPLADKKKFLLFLTGSDRIPIQGMKAIKILIQPTTDDKYLPVAHTCFNLLDLPRYKTKERLKYKLLQAIQQIEGFSLV; this is translated from the exons atgtttggttGGGGTAGTACAGTGCACGGGGAACTTGGTCTTGGTGGTGTCGAGGAGGAGCATATTTTAGTACCtaaagatttagaatttaCGGATGCAAAGAAGGTCGTTGAAGTTGCCTGCGGACCACATCATACTCTCTTTTTAACCAAAGAAGGAAAAGTGTATTCGTGTGGAAATAACGATTATGGTCAGTTGGGTCATGACCAACCAAGAAAGAGGCCACGTATGTCATATTTTA GGCCCGTTAGTTTATTGGACGCCCATCGTATTAAAAAGGTTGCTTGCGGTATGTCACATTCTTTAGCATTGAACGAGTGGGGGCAAGTTTTTGCGTGGGGTTCTAATTCCGATGGACAACTTGGATTGCAATTGAACGTTGATAACCAATCAACAccgaaaattattaaaactttaacaACGAGGCATATTATTCAAATCGCTTGTGGGGCTAATCATAACATTGCGTTAGCAAGca atggtgaaatattttcttggGGGAGTAACACGTACGGCCAATTAGGTGTAGGAACAAAAACGCAATTAGAATCAACACCGATTATGATCGGATCTTTATCAGGAGTCCCAATTTCATTTATAGCTTGTGGGTTTTATCACACGTTCGTTTTATCAAAATCGGGTGGAGTTTTCGGGTGGGGTAAAAACACCACTGGTCAATTGGGGTTAAATTCGACGGATGAATCAATATCTTATCCAACCCAATTAAGAAcattaagaaatattaaagtacGTTTTGTGGCTTGCGGACAAGATTTTTCCACGTTTTTAACGAATGAAGGTGGTGTTTTAACGTGCGGTTCTGGGGCTTATGGCCAATTGGGGCACGGAAGTCTTTCGAATGAAATGTTACCCAAACAAGTAATTGAATTAATGGGATCGACGATAACGCAAATACAATGTGGGAGGCAACACACTATCGCTTACGTTCCAAGTAGAGAGCGAGTTTATAGTTTTGGATTGGGAGGAAGTGGCCAATTAGGTACAAAGAAGCCGGTGAATTCATCAACACCCCAAGTCGTTTTGGGGCCGTGGGTATCCCAgaatattttggtaaaaaaaatattcgcTGGGGGTGATCATTGTTTAGTTAGCGTAAAAAGTATTGGTGATGTTGATAATGATTCCGAAACGGTTTATGATTCTCGCATTTATTTGAATGAAACGCAAATAAGTGTAATCGATAAAAAATTAGTAGATGATTGTTTGCACGTTCCAGCATCGGGAAATGTCGATTTAGAACTTTTGGGTTCTTTAGAAACCTGTTTTAAAAGCCTTAATTGTTTCAACGCTTCCTTTTTATTGGCTAATAACGAACATTATTATTGCACGAGTAAACATCACGGagttaatgttaaattagcggaagaaatttttaattctatcgctagatttgaaaatgaatcgattaaaaatttg ATTTGGACGTGTATAACCGAAGATCTCCTATTTAAATTAACCCCGTCGCCTCCCGACGTTGAAGCTTTACGTATTTACCTCACATTACCGTTATATCACGAATTTTATAAtccaaaacaatatttaaaactccACAAACCGTTTGCTGGGGCTGTTTTGAATCTACAAACTCAAGCGGCTCGCGTTGTTAACTCATGGTGGAGTTCGATGTCTTGCGACTATTTCGAGAAATTGGTGACGGTTTTTAAAGATGTTGcttattatattattaggggacaacaaattaaagaaagacac gtTATTCATTACGATTTAAGTTTAGTGATCATGTTGAATATGTTGCAGTTATTGAACAAATTGAATCATAGCATCGATGGTTTAAAGGTGCCTTACGAAACGTTCCATATGAgcgatttaattgaaattttagatGTCAGGATTGATTATATTTCGTGGTTAACGGATGAAAGT aataaattctttttatgtaattacccatttatttttgatgctCAAGCGAAGACTTTACTTTTAGAAGCGGATCAAAGAATTCaa atgGAAATGGCAATGAAAAATGCTCGAATACAAGCTTGTATGCACATGTTCTTAGTAAACCAAGGGCTTTTTCCGTTGAACCAATTTTTGGTGTTAAACGTAAATCGAGAAACGATTGTAACCGATTCAATAAGGGAATTAATGGCTTGTACAGCAtccgatttaaaaaaacctctTAGA GTAAAATTTTTTGGCGAAGAAGCTGAAGATGCGGGGGGTGTAACAAAGGAGTTTTTTATGCTACTTTTACGCGAAATACTCGACCCAAAATACGGGATGTTTCAAGAGTACGAAGAAACTCGCACGATTTGGTTTTCCGATCATACTTTTGAAGATGAGGttcattatttcttaatagGGATTATATGCGGATTGGCCATTTATAATTTTACGATAATAAACATTCCGTTTCCGttggttttatataaaaagttacTTAAAGAAACGGTTGTTTTATCAGACTTAAAAAGTTTATCGCCATCAATGGCCAATTCACTGCAACAATTATTAGATTACGATGGTGATGATGTCGAAAACGTTTTCGGATTAACTTTCGAGATTTCTAGAGATGTTTTtggtgaaattaaaaatatcgaaCTAAAACCAGATGGTGGAAAGATAAATGTAACTAaagaaaataa gGGTGAATATGTAGATTTATACGtagattacatttttaataaatcagtaaaagaacattttaatgcTTTTCGAGATGGTTTTATGAAAGTTTGTGGCGGTAgagttttagaattatttcATTCGCAAGAATTAATGGCAGTCGTAACCGGAAATGAGAACTACGATTGGCACGCTTTAGAAGAAGCTGCCGAATATAAAGGCGATTACAAATCATCAGATCAAACAATACGTTGGTTTTGGGAAGTCATCCATGAATTACCACTCGCTGATAAAAAGAagttccttttatttttaacaggAAGCGATAGGATACCAATTCAAGGAATGAAAGCGATTAAA ATATTAATCCAACCTACAACTGATGATAAATATTTACCGGTGGCTCATACATGTTTTAACCTATTAGATTTGCCACGATATAAAACGAAGGAGAGacttaaatacaaattattacaGGCTATACAACAAATTGAAGGATTTTCGTTGGtgtga